In Malus sylvestris chromosome 16, drMalSylv7.2, whole genome shotgun sequence, the following are encoded in one genomic region:
- the LOC126608893 gene encoding pentatricopeptide repeat-containing protein At3g06430, chloroplastic-like, whose protein sequence is MASSISLSFSSSLLPHPLPLRKNSTAAQKPQYPNFKLLLRAFTTPAVSRRSTSSPSSDTRKRHWKKGEYPGVSETSTPANYRKPPGRSTSSPSSDTRKKHWKRGEFPGVSETSTPATYRKPPARSTSYPSSETRKKHWKQGEFPGVSETSIPAVYRKPPLKNVKKKLDRKNNAKAWVNTVTEALSDAIDKKQWLQALEVFDMLREQPFYQPKEGTYMKLIGLLGRCSQPNRARQLFDTMVEEGCEPTLELYTALLTAYCRNNLIDEAFSVLNLMKTLPQCQPDVFTYSTLIKVCIDHLKFDLVESLYEEMAERLIIPNTVTQNIVLSGYGKAGKYDQMEKVLSGMLEGTSCKPDVWTMNVILSVFGNKGQIDMMERWYEKFRDFGIEPETRTFNILIGAYGKKRLYDKMSTVMEYMRKLQFPWTTATYNNVIEAFADVGDAKNMEYTFEQMRAEGMKADTKTFCCLINGYANAGLFHKVVSSVQLAGKFEIPENTTFYNAVIAACAKAEDLMEMERVFNRMKDKQCQPDSTTYSLMVEAYSKEGMNDKIYYLEQEIGADGNQIDQISAEGNQNDQISVEDNQSDQASGAESGVVV, encoded by the exons ATGGCttcttcaatctctctctccttctcttcctctctcctccctcatcctcttcctctcaGAAAAAACTCCACCGCTGCCCAGAAACCCCAATACCCCAACTTTAAGCTGCTCCTCCGTGCATTCACCACCCCAGCTGTAAGCCGTCGCTCCACTTCATCTCCGTCTTCCGACACCAGAAAGAGGCACTGGAAGAAAGGTGAGTACCCAGGCGTCTCGGAGACGTCAACTCCGGCGAATTACAGGAAACCCCCCGGTCGCTCCACTTCATCTCCGTCTTCCGACACCAGAAAGAAGCACTGGAAGCGAGGCGAATTCCCTGGCGTCTCAGAGACGTCGACTCCGGCGACTTACAGAAAGCCCCCTGCTCGTTCCACTTCCTATCCGTCTTCGGAGACCAGAAAGAAGCACTGGAAGCAAGGGGAGTTCCCGGGGGTCTCGGAGACGTCGATTCCGGCGGTTTACAGAAAACCCcctttgaaaaatgtgaagaaGAAGCTGGACCGGAAGAACAATGCCAAGGCCTGGGTGAACACCGTCACCGAAGCCCTCTCCGACGCCATTGACAAGAAGCAGTGGCTCCAAGCTCTTGAG GTGTTTGACATGCTTAGAGAGCAACCATTTTATCAACCGAAAGAAGGGACTTACATGAAACTCattgggctgcttggaaggtGCAGCCAACCCAATCGTGCCCGCCAGCTTTTCGATACAATGGTTGAAGAGGGCTGTGAACCAACTCTTGAACTTTACACAGCCTTGCTCACGGCTTATTGTCGGAACAATCTGATTGACGAGGCATTTTCTGTTCTCAACCTGATGAAGACCCTCCCACAATGCCAGCCTGACGTTTTTACCTATAGTACCTTGATTAAGGTTTGCATTGATCATTTGAAGTTTGATTTAGTTGAGTCCTTGTATGAGGAAATGGCTGAGCGATTGATAATTCCAAACACAGTCACCCAAAACATCGTGTTGAGTGGATATGGTAAGGCTGGGAAGTATGACCAGATGGAAAAGGTGTTGTCGGGGATGCTGGAGGGTACAAGTTGCAAGCCAGATGTCTGGACAATGAATGTTATCCTTAGTGTGTTTGGAAACAAGGGTCAGATAGATATGATGGAGAGGTGGTATGAGAAATTCCGTGATTTTGGGATTGAGCCAGAAACTCGCACTTTTAACATTCTGATTGGTGCTTACGGGAAGAAGAGGTTGTATGATAAGATGTCAACTGTGATGGAGTACATGCGCAAGCTTCAATTCCCATGGACAACCGCAACTTACAACAATGTGATTGAGGCTTTTGCGGACGTAGGAGATGCAAAAAACATGGAATACACATTTGAACAGATGCGTGCTGAGGGCATGAAAGCAGACACCAAAACATTCTGCTGCCTTATTAATGGGTATGCCAATGCAGGCCTCTTCCATAAGGTGGTTAGCAGTGTTCAGTTGGCTGGAAAGTTTGAGATACCTGAGAATACCACATTTTATAATGCGGTGATAGCTGCATGTGCAAAGGCAGAGGATTTGATGGAGATGGAGAGAGTTTTCAACCGGATGAAAGataagcaatgtcaaccggattcCACAACGTACTCTCTCATGGTTGAGGCGTATAGTAAGGAAGGTATGAATGACAAGATCTACTACTTGGAGCAGGAGATTGGTGCCGATGGTAATCAGATTGATCAGATTAGTGCCGAAGGAAATCAAAATGATCAGATTAGTGTTGAAGATAATCAAAGTGATCAGGCTTCTGGAGCTGAGTCTGGCGTTGTTGTCTGA
- the LOC126606431 gene encoding pleiotropic drug resistance protein 3-like yields MAQLAGADEIESFRLELAEIGRSIRSSFRSHASSLRSTTIVNAEGDNDEGCVGDEEHDLHWAAVERLPTFERITTALFDDYDGESAKGDVKGRRVVDVSTLGGQERRVFIEKLIKHIENDNLQLLQKIKQRIDKVGVKLPTVEVRYENLCVEAECKVVHGKPLPTLWNALKGMILGIAELPGSKTRNAKISILEDVSGIIKPGRMTLLLGPPGCGKTTFLMALAGKLSHSLKVSGELCYNGHGLEEFVPQKTSAYVSQQDVHIPEITVRETLDFSACCQGVGSRPEIMMEVSRREKQAGIVPDPDVDAYMKATSVKGLKNTLQTDYILKILGLDFCADTSVGDPIRRGISGGQKKRLTTGEMIIGPAKALFMDEISNGLDSSTTFQLVSCLQHFVHITDATALISLLQPAPETFDLFDDIVLMAEGKIVFHGPRTSIVKFFEECGFKCPERKGVADFLQEVMSRKDQVQYWDSPQPYSYVSVDQFIKKFKDGHLGRQLHKELSKPFDKSQSHKDALSFRKYSLPKWELFKSCTRREFLLMKRNSFIYVFKSVQLVIISSITMTVFLRTRMAIDMIHANYYMGSLFYGLVILLADGFPELSMTVSRIVVFYKQKELCFYPAWAYAIPAAILKVPLSCLEAFVWTALTYYVIGYTPEVGRFFRQFLLLFAMHLTSISMFRFIASVFQTVGAAMTAGTSSILAVLLFGGFVIPKSYMPAWMKWGFWVSPLTYGEIGLTVNEFLAPRWEKVYGNTTLSLQVLKSRGLNFEGYFYWISLGALVGFTVLFNVGFTLALTFLKSPGRPPAIISYEKYRQLQGKGDKKTDIDREHKPTSAPTTTAEAKKGRMVLPFEPLAVAFQDVQYYVDTPLEMRKRGFTQKRLQLLSDVTGSFRPGILTALMGVSGAGKTTLMDVLCGRKTGGTIEGEIKIGGYPKVQDTFARVSGYCEQNDIHSPQITVEESVVYSAWLRLPSHIDSNTKAEFVKEVLETIELDGIKDCLVGLAGVSGLSTEQRKRLTIAVELIANPSIMFMDEPTSGLDARAAAIVMRAVKNVAATGRTVVCTIHQPSIDIFEAFDELILMKTGGHIIYCGPLGQNSSEVIEYFESIPRVPSIKDNYNPATWMLEVTSKSVESELGIDFAQIYRESALYGSNKDLAKQLCSPSPGSNEMHFATRFPQNGWGQFKACLWKQNLSYWRSPSYNLTRIIFMFCASLLFGILFWDQGNKINSQQDLFNMYGSMFCAVIFFGINNCSTVLPYVATERNVLYRERFAGMFSSWAYSFAQVLVEVPYAFTQAVIYVAITYPMIGYQWSAYKIFWSFYSMFCILLSFNYLGMLIVSLTPNVQVAAIVASASYAMLNLFSGFVIPRPQIPKWWLWLYYLSPTSWALNGMLTPQYGDMQKEIQAFGETKTVAAFLEDYFGFDYNLLGLVAAVSLLLPIAFASLFAYFIGKLNFQRR; encoded by the exons ATGGCTCAGTTGGCGGGGGCAGACGAAATAGAGTCTTTCCGGCTCGAGTTAGCGGAGATTGGGAGGAGCATAAGATCCTCGTTTCGAAGCCACGCCTCGAGTTTGCGAAGCACCACCATTGTCAATGCAGAAGGAGACAatgatgaaggttgtgttggtGATGAAGAACATGACTTGCATTGGGCTGCAGTTGAGAGACTGCCCACTTTTGAGAGGATTACGACCGCTCTTTTCGATGATTATGATGGCGAGTCTGCGAAAGGAGATGTCAAGGGGAGACGGGTGGTCGATGTTAGCACGCTTGGAGGGCAAGAACGGCGTGTTTTCATAGAGAAGCTCATCAAACACATTGAGAATGATAACCTTCAACTACTGCAGAAGATCAAACAGAGAATCGACAA GGTTGGGGTGAAGTTGCCGACGGTGGAAGTGAGATATGAGAATCTCTGTGTGGAAGCAGAGTGTAAGGTAGTTCATGGCAAACCCCTGCCCACTCTATGGAATGCTCTAAAGGGTATGATTTTG GGCATCGCAGAACTGCCAGGTTCAAAAACACGCAATGCCAAGATAAGCATCCTTGAAGATGTCAGTGGAATTATTAAGCCGGGAAG GATGACCTTATTGCTTGGCCCGCCGGGTTGTGGAAAAACCACGTTTTTGATGGCGCTCGCAGGGAAGCTAAGCCATTCTCTCAAG GTTTCCGGTGAACTATGTTACAACGGTCATGGACTAGAAGAGTTTGTTCCTCAGAAAACCTCAGCTTATGTAAGCCAACAGGATGTGCATATTCCAGAGATCACCGTGAGGGAAACACTCGATTTCTCTGCCTGTTGTCAAGGTGTAGGAAGCCGACCTG AGATTATGATGGAAGTCAGTAGAAGGGAAAAGCAGGCAGGAATAGTCCCAGATCCGGACGTAGATGCTTACATGAAG GCTACATCTGTTAAGGGACTGAAAAATACACTTCAAACTGATTATATTCTTAAG ATACTTGGTCTTGATTTTTGCGCTGACACATCGGTAGGAGATCCCATAAGAAGAGGAATATCCGGTGGCCAGAAGAAGCGGTTGACTACAG GGGAGATGATCATTGGACCTGCAAAAGCTCTGTTCATGGATGAAATATCTAATGGCTTAGATAGTTCCACGACTTTCCAACTCGTATCTTGTCTTCAGCATTTCGTGCATATCACAGATGCTACTGCGTTGATTTCACTTCTTCAGCCTGCACCGGAGACATTTGATCTCTTCGATGATATTGTCTTAATGGCAGAAGGGAAGATTGTGTTTCACGGGCCAAGAACTTCTATTGTCAAATTTTTCGAGGAGTGTGGGTTTAAGTGCCCAGAAAGGAAAGGTGTTGCTGACTTCCTTCAGGAG GTTATGTCTAGAAAAGATCAAGTGCAGTATTGGGACAGCCCTCAACCTTACAGCTACGTTTCGGTTGATCAGTTCATTAAGAAGTTCAAGGATGGACATCTAGGCAGGCAGTTACACAAGGAGCTCTCGAAGCCATTCGATAAGTCTCAAAGCCACAAGGATGCTCTATCCTTTAGAAAATACTCATTACCTAAATGGGAACTTTTTAAGTCCTGCACAAGGAGGGAATTTCTTCTGATGAAAagaaattcttttatttatgttttcaaaTCAGTTCAG CTAGTCATTATTTCTTCAATAACAATGACCGTTTTCCTCCGGACTCGAATGGCTATCGACATGATCCACGCAAATTATTATATGGGCTCTTTATTCTACGGACTCGTCATACTTCTCGCTGATGGATTCCCGGAACTGTCAATGACTGTCTCAAGAATTGTGGTTTTCTACAAACAGAAAGAGTTGTGTTTTTATCCTGCTTGGGCTTATGCAATCCCAGCTGCCATCCTAAAGGTTCCGCTATCATGCTTGGAGGCTTTTGTTTGGACTGCTCTTACATACTATGTTATCGGTTACACCCCTGAAGTTGGAAG GTTCTTTCGCCAGTTCCTTCTACTCTTCGCTATGCACCTAACATCAATATCCATGTTTCGATTTATTGCTTCGGTTTTTCAAACTGTGGGTGCTGCTATGACAGCTGGTACTTCATCAATATTGGCTGTTTTACTATTTGGTGGCTTCGTTATACCAAAAT CATATATGCCGGCTTGGATGAAGTGGGGATTTTGGGTTTCTCCTTTGACGTATGGGGAGATAGGATTAACAGTTAACGAATTCCTAGCGCCCCGATGGGAAAAG GTTTATGGAAACACAACTCTCAGTCTGCAAGTACTCAAAAGCCGTGGATTAAACTTTGAAGGCTATTTCTATTGGATATCGCTTGGCGCTTTAGTAGGGTTCACTGTATTATTCAATGTTGGTTTCACCTTAGCTTTGACTTTCTTGAAGT CTCCCGGAAGGCCGCCTGCAATTATTTCTTATGAAAAGTATCGTCAATTGCAAGGAAAAGGAGACAAAAAAACCGATATAGACAGAGAGCATAAACCCACTAGTGCACCTACCACTACTGCAGAAGCCAAGAAGG GGAGGATGGTTTTACCATTTGAGCCCCTAGCAGTAGCTTTTCAGGATGTACAATACTATGTTGACACTCCTTTG GAAATGAGAAAGCGGGGCTTTACGCAGAAAAGGCTTCAGCTCCTATCTGATGTTACAGGTTCTTTCAGGCCAGGGATTCTAACGGCATTAATGGGAGTCAGCGGGGCCGGGAAAACAACTCTCATGGATGTTCTTTGTGGAAGAAAAACTGGTGGTACCATTGAAGGGGAGATAAAAATTGGAGGGTACCCTAAGGTTCAAGATACTTTTGCTAGGGTATCAGGCTACTGTGAGCAAAATGACATACATTCTCCGCAAATAACTGTTGAAGAATCGGTCGTATATTCTGCTTGGCTGCGCCTCCCTTCTCATATCGATTCTAATACTAAAGCT GAATTTGTAAAGGAAGTCCTCGAAACTATTGAGCTAGACGGGATTAAAGATTGCTTAGTGGGGTTGGCAGGAGTAAGTGGTTTATCAACTGAGCAGCGCAAAAGGCTTACCATAGCTGTGGAACTCATTGCCAATCCATCGATCATGTTCATGGATGAACCAACTTCAGGTTTAGATGCGCGGGCAGCTGCTATTGTCATGAGAGCAGTGAAAAATGTTGCTGCAACGGGAAGAACGGTTGTTTGCACTATCCACCAACCAAGTATTGATATTTTCGAGGCATTTGATGAG TTGATTCTGATGAAAACCGGGGGACACATAATCTATTGCGGTCCACTGGGGCAGAACTCAAGTGAGGTCATTGAGTACTTCGAG AGTATTCCCCGGGTGCCCTCAATTAAAGACAATTATAATCCAGCGACATGGATGTTAGAAGTTACTTCAAAATCTGTGGAATCTGAGCTCGGTATAGATTTTGCGCAAATATATAGGGAATCCGCCTTGTATGG GTCGAACAAGGATTTAGCCAAGCAATTGTGTTCACCATCTCCTGGTTCAAATGAAATGCATTTTGCTACTCGTTTTCCACAGAACGGTTGGGGGCAGTTCAAAGCTTGCCTGTGGAAACAGAACTTGTCTTACTGGAGAAGTCCTTCATATAATCTGACACGCATAATATTTATGTTTTGCGCATCTCTGCTGTTCGGAATACTGTTCTGGGATCAAGGGAATAAAAT AAATAGCCAGCAAGACCTCTTCAATATGTATGGTTCAATGTTCTGTGCAGTAATATTCTTTGGCATAAACAATTGCTCAACAGTTCTACCATACGTTGCCACAGAGCGGAATGTTCTATACCGAGAAAGATTTGCAGGAATGTTCTCTTCATGGGCCTATTCGTTCGCACAG GTACTGGTTGAGGTTCCTTACGCGTTCACTCAAGCAGTTATTTATGTTGCGATCACATACCCAATGATCGGTTACCAGTGGTCTGCCTACAagatattttggtcattctataGCATGTTCTGCATACTACTAAGCTTCAATTACCTAGGAATGCTGATCGTGTCGTTGACACCAAACGTTCAGGTGGCTGCGATCGTGGCATCAGCTTCCTACGCAATGCTGAACTTGTTTTCCGGGTTTGTCATTCCAAGGCCG CAAATACCGAAGTGGTGGCTCTGGTTGTATTACTTATCCCCTACATCATGGGCCCTAAACGGAATGCTTACCCCGCAGTATGGAGATATGCAGAAGGAAATCCAGGCGTTCGGAGAGACTAAGACTGTCGCTGCCTTCCTAGAAGATTACTTCGGGTTTGACTACAACCTTTTAGGCCTTGTTGCTGCTGTTTCTCTTCTCCTCCCCATTGCGTTTGCTTCTCTTTTCGCATACTTCATCGGAAAGTTAAACTTCCAGAGGAGGTAA